Proteins encoded by one window of Bubalus bubalis isolate 160015118507 breed Murrah chromosome 4, NDDB_SH_1, whole genome shotgun sequence:
- the SYNPO2L gene encoding synaptopodin 2-like protein isoform X3, which produces MGAEEEVLVTLSGGAPWGFRLQGGAEQRKPLQVSKIRRRSQAGRAGLRERDQLLAINGVSCTSLSHASAMGLIDASGNQLVLTVRRVEDEGPVRSPSPGELQARSPLSPLSPEPPGAPVPQPLQPGSLLSPPDSEAYYGETDSDADGPATQEKPRRPRRRGPTRPTPPGAPPDEVYLSDSPAEPAPAVLGPPSQGDSRVSSPSWEDGTTLQPPPAEALLLPHGPLRPGPHLIPMVGPVPHPVAEDLTTTYTQKAKQAKLQRAESLQERSVKEAKTKCRTIAALLTAAPNPHSKGVLMFKKRRQRAKKYTLVSFGAAAGTGAEEEDGLPPTSESELDEEAFSDARSLTNQSDWDSPYLDMELARPSSGTAEGRGLSEASGRGAQLFEQQRQRAASITQQPAQEGPVATLIGQGLQSPPRPQSAPPEAALLPSSPSPAPVASPRPFLPGCGTSTSAPSIFNRSARPFTPGLQGQRSGTTSVIFRPLAPKRANESLGGLSSAPPPFLSPPQGTTPVPSLTSGVPSHVPVPASPSTPRPSGPVTATSSLYIPAPNRPVTPGGAPEAPAPASGAAMTSTASIFLSSPLRPAARPEAPAPSSAAPEPPSAREQRISVPAARTGILQEARRRGTRKQMFRSGKEETKNSPNPELLSLVQNLDEKPRAGGAESGAEEDALSLGAEACNFMQPPGGRSYKTLPHVTAKTPPPMAPKTPPPTTPKTPPPVAPKPPSRGFLDGLVNGAAPSAGIPETPRLQGRGGELFAKRQSRADSAAPTPA; this is translated from the exons ATGGGTGCTGAGGAGGAGGTGCTGGTCACACTGTCAGGGGGAGCCCCCTGGGGCTTCCGACTTCAGGGGGGGGCCGAGCAGAGGAAACCTTTACAGGTGTCCAAG ATCCGAAGACGGAGCCAGGCGGGCAGAGCAGGACTCCGAGAGAGGGATCAGCTTTTGGCCAtcaatggggtctcctgcaccaGCCTCTCTCATGCCAGTGCCATGGGCCTTATCGATGCCTCAGGGAATCAGCTTGTTCTCACTGTGCGGAG GGTAGAGGACGAGGGACCTGTGCGATCTCCATCCCCGGGTGAGCTTCAGGCACGGTCACCCTTGTCTCCACTGAGTCCTGAGCCCCCAGGAGCTCCAGTTCCCCAGCCTCTCCAGCCCGGGAGCCTCCTCTCGCCCCCTGACAGTGAGGCTTACTATGGAGAGACAGACAGTGATGCTGATGGCCCAGCCACCCAGGAAAAGCCGCGCCGACCCCGCCGCCGAGGCCCCACAAGGCCCACCCCTCCAGGAGCCCCACCGGATGAGGTCTACCTGTCTGACAGCCCTGCAGAGCCGGCACCTGCTGTCCTTGGCCCTCCCAGCCAGGGTGACAGTCGTGTGAGCTCCCCATCTTGGGAGGATGGGACAACTCTTCAGCCACCCCCTGCCGAGGCCCTGCTGTTGCCCCATGGCCCTCTCCGGCCTGGCCCTCATCTCATCCCTATGGTGGGGCCTGTTCCTCACCCAGTGGCAGAAGATCTTACCACCACCTATACCCAGAAGGCCAAACAAGCCA AGCTACAAAGGGCAGAGAGCCTCCAAGAGAGGAGTGTGAAGGAGGCCAAGACCAAATGCCGGACGATTgcagccctgctcactgcagccccCAATCCCCACTCCAAGGGGGTACTGATGTTTAAGAAACGTCGGCAGAGAGCCAAGAAGTACACCCTAGTGAGCTTTGGGGCTGCCGCGGGGACCGGGGCTGAGGAGGAGGACGGCTTGCCTCCAACTAGTGAGTCCGAGCTGGACGAAGAGGCTTTCTCCGACGCCCGCAGCCTCACCAACCAGTCAGACTGGGACAGCCCCTACCTGGACATGGAGCTAGCCAGGCCGAGCTCAGGCACAGCAGAGGGCCGGGGGCTGAGTGAGGCCTCCGGGCGAGGGGCCCAACTCTTTGAACAGCAGCGCCAGCGCGCAGCCTCCATCACCCAGCAGCCGGCCCAGGAAGGTCCAGTGGCCACGCTCATCGGGCAGGGCCTGCAGTCTCCACCTCGGCCACAAAGCGCTCCGCCAGAGGCGGCTCTGCTCCCATCCAGCCCTTCGCCAGCCCCTGTGGCCAGCCCCAGACCTTTCCTCCCTGGCTGTGGAACCTCTACCTCAGCTCCAAGCATATTTAACCGTTCAGCTAGGCCCTTTACTCCCGGCTTACAAGGGCAGCGGTCAGGCACCACCTCAGTTATTTTCCGGCCTCTAGCTCCCAAGAGGGCAAATGAGAGCCTGGGAGGCCTCAGCTCCGCCCCACCGCCTTTCCTGTCTCCTCCGCAGGGTACCACTCCTGTGCCCAGCCTCACTTCAGGGGTTCCCAGCCACGTGCCAGTCCCCGCTTCCCCCAGCACCCCACGCCCCTCCGGCCCCGTGACGGCCACCAGCTCCCTATACATCCCAGCCCCTAACCGTCCTGTTACACCAGGCGGAGCCCCAGAGGCCCCCGCCCCAGCTAGCGGAGCTGCCATGACCTCCACCGCTTCTATCTTCCTGTCGTCGCCTCTGCGACCTGCTGCGCGCCCAGAAGCGCCTGCCCCTAGCTCCGCGGCCCCTGAGCCCCCCAGCGCTCGGGAGCAACGCATCTCCGTGCCCGCTGCTCGCACGGGCATCCTCCAGGAGGCCCGGCGTCGGGGAACCCGAAAGCAGATGTTCCGGTCAGGAAAAGAGGAGACGAAGAACTCGCCCAACCCCGAGCTGCTATCGTTGGTGCAAAACCTGGATGAAAAACCCCGGGCTGGGGGTGCGGAATCTGGTGCCGAGGAGGATGCTCTGAGTCTCGGGGCTGAAGCCTGCAATTTCATGCAGCCACCAGGGGGCAGGAGTTACAAGACGTTGCCTCACGTGACAGCTAAAACCCCGCCTCCAATGGCTCCCAAGACCCCACCCCCTACGACTCCTAAGACTCCACCCCCAGTGGCTCCTAAGCCCCCTTCTCGAGGGTTCCTCGATGGGTTAGTGAACGGGGCCGCCCCTTCGGCTGGAATCCCTGAAACACCAAGGcttcaggggaggggaggggagctgtTTGCCAAACGTCAGAGCCGAGCGGACAG TGCTGCCCCCACGCCTGCCTAG
- the MYOZ1 gene encoding myozenin-1 produces the protein MPLSGTPAPNKKRKSSKLIMELTGGGQESSGLNLGKKISVPRDVMLEELSLLTNRGSKMFKLRQLRVDKFIYENHPDVFSDSSMDRFQKFIPTVGGQLGTAGQGFSYSKSSGGGQAGRSGSAGQYGSDQQHHRQGSGSGSGSGSGPGSGGAGGPGGHAGRGGAAGTAEVGETGTDNQAGGEGKHITVFKTYISPWEKAMGIDPQQKVELGIDLLAYGAKAELPKYKSFNRTAMPYGGYEKASKRMTFQMPKFDLGPLLSEPLVLYNQNLSNRPSFNRTPIPWLSSGEPVDYNVDISIPLDGETEEL, from the exons ATGCCACTCTCAGGGACCCCAGCCCCcaataagaagaggaaatcgAGCAAGCTGATCATGGAACTCACTGGAG GTGGACAAGAGAGCTCAGGCCTGAACCTGGGCAAGAAGATCAGTGTCCCAAGGGATGTGATGTTGGAGGAGCTGTCGCTGCTTACTAACCGGGGCTCCAAGATGTTCAAACTGAGGCAGTTGCGTGTGGACAAGTTTATCTATGAAAACCACCCTGATGTCTTCTCTGACAGCTCAATG GATCGCTTCCAGAAGTTCATTCCCACAGTGGGGGGACAGCTGGGGACAGCTGGCCAGGGATTCTCCTACAGCAAGAGCAGTGGCGGAGGCCAGGCAGGAAGAAGTGGCTCTGCCGGGCAGTATGGCTCTGACCAGCAACACCATCGTCAGGGCTCTGGGTCGGGCTCTGGGTCTGGCTCTGGCCCTGGATCTGGTGGTGCAGGTGGTCCTGGGGGCCACGCGGGCAGAGGAGGTGCTGCTGGCACAGCAGAGGTTGGCGAGACAGGAACAG ACAAccaggcaggtggagaaggaaaaCATATCACTGTGTTTAAGACCTATATTTCCCCATGGGAGAAAGCCATGGGGATTGACCCCCAGCAGAAAGTGGAACTTGGCATCGACCTGCTGGCCTACGGGGCCAAAGCTGAACTCCCTAAGTATAAGTCCTTCAACAG gaCAGCAATGCCTTATGGTGGATATGAGAAGGCCTCCAAACGCATGACCTTCCAGATGCCCAAGTTTGACCTGGGGCCCTTACTGAGCGAACCCCTAGTTCTCTACAACCAGAACCTCTCCAACAGGCCTTCTTTCAATCGAACCCCTATTCCCTGGCTGAGCTCTGGGGAGCCTGTAGACTACAATGTGGATATTAGCATCCCCTTGGATGGAGAAACAGAGGAGCTGTGA
- the SYNPO2L gene encoding synaptopodin 2-like protein isoform X1 produces the protein MGAEEEVLVTLSGGAPWGFRLQGGAEQRKPLQVSKIRRRSQAGRAGLRERDQLLAINGVSCTSLSHASAMGLIDASGNQLVLTVRRVEDEGPVRSPSPGELQARSPLSPLSPEPPGAPVPQPLQPGSLLSPPDSEAYYGETDSDADGPATQEKPRRPRRRGPTRPTPPGAPPDEVYLSDSPAEPAPAVLGPPSQGDSRVSSPSWEDGTTLQPPPAEALLLPHGPLRPGPHLIPMVGPVPHPVAEDLTTTYTQKAKQAKLQRAESLQERSVKEAKTKCRTIAALLTAAPNPHSKGVLMFKKRRQRAKKYTLVSFGAAAGTGAEEEDGLPPTSESELDEEAFSDARSLTNQSDWDSPYLDMELARPSSGTAEGRGLSEASGRGAQLFEQQRQRAASITQQPAQEGPVATLIGQGLQSPPRPQSAPPEAALLPSSPSPAPVASPRPFLPGCGTSTSAPSIFNRSARPFTPGLQGQRSGTTSVIFRPLAPKRANESLGGLSSAPPPFLSPPQGTTPVPSLTSGVPSHVPVPASPSTPRPSGPVTATSSLYIPAPNRPVTPGGAPEAPAPASGAAMTSTASIFLSSPLRPAARPEAPAPSSAAPEPPSAREQRISVPAARTGILQEARRRGTRKQMFRSGKEETKNSPNPELLSLVQNLDEKPRAGGAESGAEEDALSLGAEACNFMQPPGGRSYKTLPHVTAKTPPPMAPKTPPPTTPKTPPPVAPKPPSRGFLDGLVNGAAPSAGIPETPRLQGRGGELFAKRQSRADRYVVEAPPGPGLGPRPRSPSPTPSLPSSWKYSPNIRAPPPIAYNPLLSPFFPQAARTLPSKTQSQGPRAATKQGIKALDFMRHQPYQLKTAMFCFDEVPPTPGPTSSGPPKTARVQEIRRFSTPAPQPTAEPLAPTVLAPRAATTLDEPIWRTELASAPVLSPPPPPESPRGLGTSPSSCGFQVARPRFSATRTGWQAHVWRPGAGHH, from the exons ATGGGTGCTGAGGAGGAGGTGCTGGTCACACTGTCAGGGGGAGCCCCCTGGGGCTTCCGACTTCAGGGGGGGGCCGAGCAGAGGAAACCTTTACAGGTGTCCAAG ATCCGAAGACGGAGCCAGGCGGGCAGAGCAGGACTCCGAGAGAGGGATCAGCTTTTGGCCAtcaatggggtctcctgcaccaGCCTCTCTCATGCCAGTGCCATGGGCCTTATCGATGCCTCAGGGAATCAGCTTGTTCTCACTGTGCGGAG GGTAGAGGACGAGGGACCTGTGCGATCTCCATCCCCGGGTGAGCTTCAGGCACGGTCACCCTTGTCTCCACTGAGTCCTGAGCCCCCAGGAGCTCCAGTTCCCCAGCCTCTCCAGCCCGGGAGCCTCCTCTCGCCCCCTGACAGTGAGGCTTACTATGGAGAGACAGACAGTGATGCTGATGGCCCAGCCACCCAGGAAAAGCCGCGCCGACCCCGCCGCCGAGGCCCCACAAGGCCCACCCCTCCAGGAGCCCCACCGGATGAGGTCTACCTGTCTGACAGCCCTGCAGAGCCGGCACCTGCTGTCCTTGGCCCTCCCAGCCAGGGTGACAGTCGTGTGAGCTCCCCATCTTGGGAGGATGGGACAACTCTTCAGCCACCCCCTGCCGAGGCCCTGCTGTTGCCCCATGGCCCTCTCCGGCCTGGCCCTCATCTCATCCCTATGGTGGGGCCTGTTCCTCACCCAGTGGCAGAAGATCTTACCACCACCTATACCCAGAAGGCCAAACAAGCCA AGCTACAAAGGGCAGAGAGCCTCCAAGAGAGGAGTGTGAAGGAGGCCAAGACCAAATGCCGGACGATTgcagccctgctcactgcagccccCAATCCCCACTCCAAGGGGGTACTGATGTTTAAGAAACGTCGGCAGAGAGCCAAGAAGTACACCCTAGTGAGCTTTGGGGCTGCCGCGGGGACCGGGGCTGAGGAGGAGGACGGCTTGCCTCCAACTAGTGAGTCCGAGCTGGACGAAGAGGCTTTCTCCGACGCCCGCAGCCTCACCAACCAGTCAGACTGGGACAGCCCCTACCTGGACATGGAGCTAGCCAGGCCGAGCTCAGGCACAGCAGAGGGCCGGGGGCTGAGTGAGGCCTCCGGGCGAGGGGCCCAACTCTTTGAACAGCAGCGCCAGCGCGCAGCCTCCATCACCCAGCAGCCGGCCCAGGAAGGTCCAGTGGCCACGCTCATCGGGCAGGGCCTGCAGTCTCCACCTCGGCCACAAAGCGCTCCGCCAGAGGCGGCTCTGCTCCCATCCAGCCCTTCGCCAGCCCCTGTGGCCAGCCCCAGACCTTTCCTCCCTGGCTGTGGAACCTCTACCTCAGCTCCAAGCATATTTAACCGTTCAGCTAGGCCCTTTACTCCCGGCTTACAAGGGCAGCGGTCAGGCACCACCTCAGTTATTTTCCGGCCTCTAGCTCCCAAGAGGGCAAATGAGAGCCTGGGAGGCCTCAGCTCCGCCCCACCGCCTTTCCTGTCTCCTCCGCAGGGTACCACTCCTGTGCCCAGCCTCACTTCAGGGGTTCCCAGCCACGTGCCAGTCCCCGCTTCCCCCAGCACCCCACGCCCCTCCGGCCCCGTGACGGCCACCAGCTCCCTATACATCCCAGCCCCTAACCGTCCTGTTACACCAGGCGGAGCCCCAGAGGCCCCCGCCCCAGCTAGCGGAGCTGCCATGACCTCCACCGCTTCTATCTTCCTGTCGTCGCCTCTGCGACCTGCTGCGCGCCCAGAAGCGCCTGCCCCTAGCTCCGCGGCCCCTGAGCCCCCCAGCGCTCGGGAGCAACGCATCTCCGTGCCCGCTGCTCGCACGGGCATCCTCCAGGAGGCCCGGCGTCGGGGAACCCGAAAGCAGATGTTCCGGTCAGGAAAAGAGGAGACGAAGAACTCGCCCAACCCCGAGCTGCTATCGTTGGTGCAAAACCTGGATGAAAAACCCCGGGCTGGGGGTGCGGAATCTGGTGCCGAGGAGGATGCTCTGAGTCTCGGGGCTGAAGCCTGCAATTTCATGCAGCCACCAGGGGGCAGGAGTTACAAGACGTTGCCTCACGTGACAGCTAAAACCCCGCCTCCAATGGCTCCCAAGACCCCACCCCCTACGACTCCTAAGACTCCACCCCCAGTGGCTCCTAAGCCCCCTTCTCGAGGGTTCCTCGATGGGTTAGTGAACGGGGCCGCCCCTTCGGCTGGAATCCCTGAAACACCAAGGcttcaggggaggggaggggagctgtTTGCCAAACGTCAGAGCCGAGCGGACAGGTATGTGGTGGAAGCTCCACCTGGTCCTGGCCTTGGCCCTCGGCCCAGAAGCCCTTCTCCCACCCCCTCACTGCCCTCTTCCTGGAAATATTCACCCAATATACGTGCTCCACCTCCTATTGCTTACAACCCACTGCTCTCACCCTTTTTCCCCCAAGCTGCCCGAACTCTCCCTAGTAAGACCCAATCCCAAGGGCCTCGGGCAGCCACTAAACAGGGTATCAAGGCTCTGGATTTCATGCGGCACCAGCCCTACCAGCTTAAAACTGCCATGTTCTGTTTTGATGAGGTTCCCCCGACTCCTGGACCCACCTCCTCAGGGCCTCCCAAAACCGCCAGAGTCCAGGAGATCCGCCGGTTTTCAACTCCAGCGCCCCAGCCCACTGCGGAACCCCTGGCCCCCACTGTGCTTGCCCCCAGAGCAGCCACTACATTGGATGAGCCCATCTGGAGGACAGAGCTAGCCTCAGCCCCTGTCCTtagcccaccccctcctccagagTCTCCCAGGGGTCTTGGGacctcccccagctcctgtgGCTTCCAAGTAGCCAGGCCCCGGTTCTCAGCTACCAGAACAGGATGGCAGGCTCATGTGTGGAGGCCTGGGGCGGGCCACCACTGA
- the SYNPO2L gene encoding synaptopodin 2-like protein isoform X2, producing MGAEEEVLVTLSGGAPWGFRLQGGAEQRKPLQVSKIRRRSQAGRAGLRERDQLLAINGVSCTSLSHASAMGLIDASGNQLVLTVRRVEDEGPVRSPSPGELQARSPLSPLSPEPPGAPVPQPLQPGSLLSPPDSEAYYGETDSDADGPATQEKPRRPRRRGPTRPTPPGAPPDEVYLSDSPAEPAPAVLGPPSQGDSRVSSPSWEDGTTLQPPPAEALLLPHGPLRPGPHLIPMVGPVPHPVAEDLTTTYTQKAKQAKLQRAESLQERSVKEAKTKCRTIAALLTAAPNPHSKGVLMFKKRRQRAKKYTLVSFGAAAGTGAEEEDGLPPTSESELDEEAFSDARSLTNQSDWDSPYLDMELARPSSGTAEGRGLSEASGRGAQLFEQQRQRAASITQQPAQEGPVATLIGQGLQSPPRPQSAPPEAALLPSSPSPAPVASPRPFLPGCGTSTSAPSIFNRSARPFTPGLQGQRSGTTSVIFRPLAPKRANESLGGLSSAPPPFLSPPQGTTPVPSLTSGVPSHVPVPASPSTPRPSGPVTATSSLYIPAPNRPVTPGGAPEAPAPASGAAMTSTASIFLSSPLRPAARPEAPAPSSAAPEPPSAREQRISVPAARTGILQEARRRGTRKQMFRSGKEETKNSPNPELLSLVQNLDEKPRAGGAESGAEEDALSLGAEACNFMQPPGGRSYKTLPHVTAKTPPPMAPKTPPPTTPKTPPPVAPKPPSRGFLDGLVNGAAPSAGIPETPRLQGRGGELFAKRQSRADSFPFPPCSGSNHLHNATLRDPSPQ from the exons ATGGGTGCTGAGGAGGAGGTGCTGGTCACACTGTCAGGGGGAGCCCCCTGGGGCTTCCGACTTCAGGGGGGGGCCGAGCAGAGGAAACCTTTACAGGTGTCCAAG ATCCGAAGACGGAGCCAGGCGGGCAGAGCAGGACTCCGAGAGAGGGATCAGCTTTTGGCCAtcaatggggtctcctgcaccaGCCTCTCTCATGCCAGTGCCATGGGCCTTATCGATGCCTCAGGGAATCAGCTTGTTCTCACTGTGCGGAG GGTAGAGGACGAGGGACCTGTGCGATCTCCATCCCCGGGTGAGCTTCAGGCACGGTCACCCTTGTCTCCACTGAGTCCTGAGCCCCCAGGAGCTCCAGTTCCCCAGCCTCTCCAGCCCGGGAGCCTCCTCTCGCCCCCTGACAGTGAGGCTTACTATGGAGAGACAGACAGTGATGCTGATGGCCCAGCCACCCAGGAAAAGCCGCGCCGACCCCGCCGCCGAGGCCCCACAAGGCCCACCCCTCCAGGAGCCCCACCGGATGAGGTCTACCTGTCTGACAGCCCTGCAGAGCCGGCACCTGCTGTCCTTGGCCCTCCCAGCCAGGGTGACAGTCGTGTGAGCTCCCCATCTTGGGAGGATGGGACAACTCTTCAGCCACCCCCTGCCGAGGCCCTGCTGTTGCCCCATGGCCCTCTCCGGCCTGGCCCTCATCTCATCCCTATGGTGGGGCCTGTTCCTCACCCAGTGGCAGAAGATCTTACCACCACCTATACCCAGAAGGCCAAACAAGCCA AGCTACAAAGGGCAGAGAGCCTCCAAGAGAGGAGTGTGAAGGAGGCCAAGACCAAATGCCGGACGATTgcagccctgctcactgcagccccCAATCCCCACTCCAAGGGGGTACTGATGTTTAAGAAACGTCGGCAGAGAGCCAAGAAGTACACCCTAGTGAGCTTTGGGGCTGCCGCGGGGACCGGGGCTGAGGAGGAGGACGGCTTGCCTCCAACTAGTGAGTCCGAGCTGGACGAAGAGGCTTTCTCCGACGCCCGCAGCCTCACCAACCAGTCAGACTGGGACAGCCCCTACCTGGACATGGAGCTAGCCAGGCCGAGCTCAGGCACAGCAGAGGGCCGGGGGCTGAGTGAGGCCTCCGGGCGAGGGGCCCAACTCTTTGAACAGCAGCGCCAGCGCGCAGCCTCCATCACCCAGCAGCCGGCCCAGGAAGGTCCAGTGGCCACGCTCATCGGGCAGGGCCTGCAGTCTCCACCTCGGCCACAAAGCGCTCCGCCAGAGGCGGCTCTGCTCCCATCCAGCCCTTCGCCAGCCCCTGTGGCCAGCCCCAGACCTTTCCTCCCTGGCTGTGGAACCTCTACCTCAGCTCCAAGCATATTTAACCGTTCAGCTAGGCCCTTTACTCCCGGCTTACAAGGGCAGCGGTCAGGCACCACCTCAGTTATTTTCCGGCCTCTAGCTCCCAAGAGGGCAAATGAGAGCCTGGGAGGCCTCAGCTCCGCCCCACCGCCTTTCCTGTCTCCTCCGCAGGGTACCACTCCTGTGCCCAGCCTCACTTCAGGGGTTCCCAGCCACGTGCCAGTCCCCGCTTCCCCCAGCACCCCACGCCCCTCCGGCCCCGTGACGGCCACCAGCTCCCTATACATCCCAGCCCCTAACCGTCCTGTTACACCAGGCGGAGCCCCAGAGGCCCCCGCCCCAGCTAGCGGAGCTGCCATGACCTCCACCGCTTCTATCTTCCTGTCGTCGCCTCTGCGACCTGCTGCGCGCCCAGAAGCGCCTGCCCCTAGCTCCGCGGCCCCTGAGCCCCCCAGCGCTCGGGAGCAACGCATCTCCGTGCCCGCTGCTCGCACGGGCATCCTCCAGGAGGCCCGGCGTCGGGGAACCCGAAAGCAGATGTTCCGGTCAGGAAAAGAGGAGACGAAGAACTCGCCCAACCCCGAGCTGCTATCGTTGGTGCAAAACCTGGATGAAAAACCCCGGGCTGGGGGTGCGGAATCTGGTGCCGAGGAGGATGCTCTGAGTCTCGGGGCTGAAGCCTGCAATTTCATGCAGCCACCAGGGGGCAGGAGTTACAAGACGTTGCCTCACGTGACAGCTAAAACCCCGCCTCCAATGGCTCCCAAGACCCCACCCCCTACGACTCCTAAGACTCCACCCCCAGTGGCTCCTAAGCCCCCTTCTCGAGGGTTCCTCGATGGGTTAGTGAACGGGGCCGCCCCTTCGGCTGGAATCCCTGAAACACCAAGGcttcaggggaggggaggggagctgtTTGCCAAACGTCAGAGCCGAGCGGACAG CTTCCCCTTCCCACCCTGTTCAGGCTCCAACCACCTCCACAATGCCACTCTCAGGGACCCCAGCCCCcaataa